The Solanum pennellii chromosome 7, SPENNV200 DNA segment ggcactcttggtcgtggtttactcattcgacccggggacttggagcttcggggtttctcagattcagattgggcgaatgataaaaatgacagaaaatctacatcggggtttctcgtttttttggggccgaacctgatctcctggtgtacaaaaaaacaacccaaggtctctcggtcctcgactgaagctgaataccgcgcccttgctcttcttgctgctgagaccatgtgggtcacatatattcttcgcgaactccgcgccactcacactgttcctgctctctattgtgacaacaaatcaaccatctgtgtggccaagaattccgtcctacacaccagaatgaagcatgttgataccgattgtctctttgttcgcgatgaagttcaggccggcaccatgactgtgcagtatgtacccactgaagaacaaccggctgatattctcaccaagcctctcccgagccgacagcacgattacctcagttccaagcttccgttcgcttccgctcagctcagcttgaggggggataataacagatagtattaaataaatagtattaaataatattagtatttactgtgtactaatcctagtcctattaggattattactccttaatcctagtcctattaggattagtactccttcctatatctcctatatatatctcccatgtattgccttattaggttaacacttcaatacaatcaatattccttcaataACTTTGATAGATGTCTTGTTGATGGAGGAAAACAAGAcgatatcatcaacataacataaGTGATTGACTTGAGGGCCATTCATGCTCATAGAAAATCCTTTGAAATCATCTCTGTCATTAAGCTGATTAAGGGCTTTTAAGAGTGCCTCGGCTCCAATAACAAGTAGAGCTGGGGAGAGAGGATCATCTTGCTTGAGCTCTCTAGAAGAGTTGAAGAAACCATATCTAACCCCATTAACAATTATAGAATACCAATTGTTAGATGAGTCCAATGAGTGCTCGCTGAATCCCAATTTTCTGAGAACATTCATAAGAAAAATTCAAGATACTCTATCATAAGCCTTTGACATATCAAGTTTCAAAATCACGTTACCCTTTTCCTCGTCAACTTTAATTCCATGAACTATTTCTTGAGCAAGTAAGTTATTCTCAATAATTAACCTTCATTTGATAAAACCTGATTGATTCTTAGACATTATCGTAGGAAGGATATGAGCAATTCTCAGAGTCATAACCTTAGACAAAATCTTGTTGGTGATATCACTAGGAAGTGTTTCAGCTGCTTAGATAAATAAGGATCTCCCTACCTGTTCCAATCCTTGTGATttgtgaagaaaagaaaaaacctcttctttttatttaagaggcaatatattcaaatattaacTAGAGCCTTATTCATTAATACATCAAATATTTTCCATTCAGTGTATGGTAcgaaggttttttttttttttttgaaaataagtgactatcttacttttttttagtatttggtGAAAAAGTGTTATATGGCAAAGAGTTATGTGAAGGCGGGTAGGTATGGAAGTTGGGGTTTTGTGTTTGCGGGGGAAGATTGGGTGGGTGAGATCAGACAATAAACTTGGAAAGTCATTTATGCAACTTGTTTTCCCTACTTCCATTAgagtcatttttttcattttaagaagCTTTTTTTTCTAGAGAAAATGTATGGACCAAAcatagaaaaaatgaaaaatgtatcaaacacatcatatatatgtctaataactatttttatttctcttaatatgatttaaaatttatttccttcCAATCGTGCTCATGAAGTAGGAACAAGTACTGGGTAATTACAAGCATGATAGTATCACTTTGACATTAAGAATATAGAAGATATTTAACTCTTTGTCCAAACACAATTTTAATTAAGGAAGTATACACTGTTAACCTATTTTGGGGTTTCTTGTAtggtttgagattatttttttttaagaattcaGATTTCTTTAAGAGGTATGAATTATAAATTACTCAAATATGAGTAATATCTTTCAAAATCATCACGTAAAAAGTCAAAGTATCATATTAAGTGCTTAAAAGCTATTTTAACTTAAAACACTtataataagtcaattcaaattAAACCATACTCTAAATCGATTTTGAAGTAGCCATATAATCTAAATGGACAACTTAATAATTAGTATTACTACATATGATGTAGCCAACACAATTTATTTCTAACATTCATAGGTCATTATTATTCGCTTCAACATATATAGGTCACCTAACATACATTAAATATGATATCTTGCATActgaaataagtaaataaaacgCTAAAATTTCAGGAGTTTGTGAATTTTAATATGGACCAAACATAAAGGAACTAGATAAACAAAGTTTTTTTTCTGAGTTATTGATGGatcaatctaaatttttatagtCTTCTCCATTGAAAGCTTCATTGAGGAAAACTTCCCATTCACATGCATCATTCTCATGTGTAGTACATTGAGCAATGTTTCTCGTAGTATTCTCCTAATCATTGTTACAAACATTTAAAGTGAGTTGTTTGtgtgaataatataaaaaataaaattattttgatcgAAAATAATAAGAATAGAACTTTGGACTAACCTCCATGGAATAGTTAAATCCATTAACATTTGGAGTTATTGCATCACTTTGAACAGAAGGAGGATCATTATATTCATTgatgtaattgttgttgttactcATGTTATTATTCCAATTTGAATGGGCATTCTCCCAACCAAACGAGGAGGCATTATTCAAGTTGTTGTTCCAAGTTGTATTGTCATTCTCCAACCCTAATTGGAAGGTATTGTTCAATTGTGTACACGAGACAGGCCTGAAATACAAAGAGAACATGTTCTTAGCTATCATATCATgttaaacaaaaacaatacaaacatcaataataaaacatattatttttgattcgttttatatgatattattactattttactAGTATCCtttatgatgatattttgatcttATATAGAGTTAATTAATATCCATTGATcgttagaattctaattaatattattattctttttcaaatataagaaatattatcTTGTGAACAATATAAGTTCTCGTATCAAAAGTTATCAAAAGAAACCTTGTAGAATCACAAATATTTTGCCAGAAGTTGAAGAGAGAGTTGTCATTACTTTCACCACAAGTCATTTGTGCCTGCAAAAATGTATAAACTATTTAGTGAAGTACGAAGGGTGGGGGGGGGGTAGGATTTAACAAGgaataatatttcatgaatacAAATGTACCTGTGATTGTCCAAATATTTGTGTTGGATTCTGCTGGAAATCTACCATCATGTTTTGTTCTTGACTCTATtgcacaaataaaaataattatataaattttctgTTTGAAACAAATAGCTTGAGTTCTTAAAGAGATCTTTACAAggaataatattttaagaatgTTAATGTACCTGTAATTGTCCAAATGTTTGTGTAGGATTCTCATGGACATCTATcattatgttttgttgttgaTTCTATTATgcgaataaaaaatatatcaattttttttaaaaaaaaatctctttttttgGAGGTCCTAGCTACTGCATTTTTCAAAAGTATTACTTGCAACGGAATATAAGGTGACGAGTTTTGGCTttgaaaaaatgttatattcccATTTTGTGAAGAACTCGGAAAGGAAGGGCTATATGCGTAATTTCCAGAACTATTTGCTATTCCCTTCCCTTCATTCATCCAATCTTGAAGTATGCTCTCCTGGATATTTGAACtgcaataataacaaaataatgactctaaaagaaaaataaagagataaaaaaattttctaaagaaatattatttgaaaaaaaataataacatgtatGGATTAGTCCAATTATTAGTATCAAACTGGTGAGGAGTTGTTTGTTGTGCAACAAGGTCAACATCCATCTTTTCTTGTTTCTCCAATTCCatctaatcaaaatttattagaCATAAATCAAAATCttattgattatatatatatgagttgaTTTGATGAACTATTTCTaagaaaaatacttattttcttgaaatttgtgatttcacattattttttaatgataaatcaagaaaaatagttGGTGAAAAAACTAACTTTTCTAGCCTTGACTCTTTCGAGAGAGAGTTGTAAGTTTCTCTCACACCAAATGAGTTGATGAAGAGAAGGTCCTTTCCCTGGTCCTGGTTCGAAATCCCTGTGGAATCATATTTAGACAatttaaatatactataatttaaATGTCTAAATGAAAGATATGGCGATACTGTTGTATTCAACCTTGATGTTATAATTAAgatgaactaaaaaaaatacttgtgATACTGAATCAAATGACCTTATATTAGCATCCAAAATTTGCGATTCCAATGTGCTCTTCTTTATTTGTAGCTCCAAATTCTGGATCAaagaatttcaagttcaaatgaatTGATCAATTTCCTCATTGTCTCTAAAATGATtaattaacatttatttattaagaCTACTCttactttttatttcaatgtcTCACTTAACTAACAAACTACTCCCTTCGGCGCATAATAGTTAATCATCCTTACAAAATAGTTGTCCACTTTACTAAATCAATAAATcattaattagatttttattatattacccttccaattaattctttttgaaagtGTTCACACttgtttataaaattttcaaaaaaaatttaaaggggtaaaTTAGTAAAGTCGTATTCTTACTTATGATTTCTTAATGTATGTGTAAAAAGATAAACGATCAACTAATGTGAGGCGGAGGGAGTGCTAATTAGAATTGTACGGAtagattgaaaaaaaacaacttataaaacatcaaataaaGTTGTGCTCACCTCAATCCTGTAGAAATAGAGCACCAACAATAGGTTGAAACATCCAAAGGAAGCCATCATGAGATAGTTTAATTCATTAGTAATAGTCAATTTcacttaatacaaaagaaatcaaGTATGAGGCACTAGGTAGTAGTGTcgaatattttgataaattaaaaatagtgcGACACTTATATTACATCACCTGTGTGAGCTCGCTCACATTTTTGTCTGAATCATGAAATAATGGAGGAGGCTTACCAAGATTcaattaaaactaatttttctaCTCCATaaagataaaagtaaaattacatACATCTTACTATTTTCACACTATAGTTGTCAAATTACATCTAAGCTTGCTGTTGTTGGTGTAACACTTATGTATATGCTCTTGCAAGTAAGTATGTTTTTAATGGTTAAAGCTAATGGACACTATACTACAAAATAAGTACCAAGTCTATAATTTTCTTTGGTCAAAATAGATTTTGTTAATTATGCTTTGACGGACCTTTTGATCTCTTTTCTTTAATAAGTgtacttaaatataaaaataataatatatgtatgattatataaatttataagttGGCCAAATTAATCTTATCTTCATATTCTATAATTATTAGTCAAATCATTTAAAACCTAAGc contains these protein-coding regions:
- the LOC107024797 gene encoding rho GTPase-activating protein gacU-like, which codes for MLFVAFSPANRLSKFCSQKRIKDMLQHYIELPVERRLTIENLELQIKKSTLESQILDANIRSFDSVSQMELEKQEKMDVDLVAQQTTPHQFDTNNWTNPYISNIQESILQDWMNEGKGIANSSGNYAYSPSFPSSSQNGNITFFQSQNSSPYIPLQNQQQNIMIDVHENPTQTFGQLQSQEQNMMVDFQQNPTQIFGQSQAQMTCGESNDNSLFNFWQNICDSTRPVSCTQLNNTFQLGLENDNTTWNNNLNNASSFGWENAHSNWNNNMSNNNNYINEYNDPPSVQSDAITPNVNGFNYSMEENTTRNIAQCTTHENDACEWEVFLNEAFNGEDYKNLD